AAAAAATTAAAAGAGGGTTCAGATGTTTGGTTGAATACTCCGCGAATCACAAGAGAGGCCTCTGGTACCAGTGGAATGACTGCAGCAATGAATGGCAGCGTGAATCTCTCTATTAATGATGGTTGGATTCCGGAATTTGCCAAAGATGGCAAGAATTGTTTTATCCTTCCGGAGGCAGATTACAAGAGTCCCGTAGAAGAACAGGATGCTTTTGACAGCGTCAATCTGTATGAATGCCTGGAACAAAAAGTGTTGCCCGCCTATTACGATTCCCCCGATAAATGGTCTCAGATCGTTTTCAAAGGAATGGATGATGTTGTGCCGGCTTTTTCCAGCAATCGTATGGCCACACAATACTACAAAGAGTTATATCAATGAAAAGCTGGCCTCAAATACTGATTTACGGATTTGGGGCTGCTTTGGTTTTGGTGTTGTCTTGTAAGGAGCGGACGAAAGAAGATTCCGGGCTTGCTGATAAAATACCGCCTGAAGTTTCTGATTCGGGAGTCAGCTTGCTTGTTCTGGGAACCCTTCAGGATGCGGGATCTCCTCAGTTAGGCTGTAAAAAGTTGTGTTGCAAGGGTCTTTTTGAACACCCCGATCCCGGTCGGAAAGTGGTTTCCCTGGGCATAATAGACCATTTGGCTGAGAAGCAATTTTTACTTGAGGCTACCCCTGACATCACTTCACAGCTAAGCGATCTAAATCAATTTGCCGGGGCGGCTCCGGGTAAGATGCCCAATGGGGTTTTTCTCACTCATGCGCATATCGGGCACTATACCGGACTCATGTACTTTGGAAAGGAAGCGGTAAATGCTTCGGAAGTCCCTGTTTATGCCATGCCCAGAATGCAAAGTTTTCTTCAAAACAACGGTCCCTGGGGTCAGTTGTTAAAACAGGGTAATATCAAGTTAAACCCATTAAATGCCGACTCCTTGGTTAAGCTTACCCCTTCGCTCTCCGTTACGCCCTTACGCGTACCTCATCGCGATGAGTATTCGGAGACTGTTGGTTTCAGGATAAAGGGGCCGCGCAAAGAAGCCTTGTTTATCCCTGATATTGATAAGTGGGAACGATGGGACAGGGACATCTCTGCAATGATTGCTGAGGTAGATTACGCCTTCGTAGACGCGACCTTTTACCATGGGGAGGAACTTAATACCCGAGACATTTCGCAAATACCGCATCCTTTTGTCATTGAGAGCATGACGCGCTTCAATTCCCTCCCCCTTGCCGAACGGAAAAAGGTCTATTTTATCCACCTGAACCATACCAATCCGCTGCTTTCCCCAGAAAGTGCCGAATACAAAAAAGTAGTTTCAAATGGGTTTCGAATTGCCAAATTCGGAGAGAAAATCGAATTATAAATGATGTCCAAAGGCTTGAAAGAGCATATTGAGTCTTTGCTTGGACTTAAAATAAGTTCCGTGATGTCCGTTTCGGGGGGAGATATTTCCCAAGCCCTGAAAATATCGACATCTGCCGATCAGTTTTTCTGTAAATATCAGGCGGGAGAAGAGGGATACGCGATCTTAAAGGCTGAGAAAGTGGGCCTCGCAGCGCTGGCAGGATCAGGTAAAATAAAAACTCCTGAGGTGATCGGGCTGTCCAAAACTGAGGATGGGGCCTTTTTGCTATTGGAATATATCGAATCAAAAAGCAAGGGAGAGAAGGAAATGATTGCATTTGGCTCACAATTAGCCGAACTACACCAGGTCATGGCCGAAACCTACGGGTGGGAAACAGAGAACTATATCGGCTCTCTTTTGCAAAAAAATACCCGGATGGGTGGCTGGCCCGGATTTTACACTTACTGCAGACTCCTCCCACAATTGGAGCTGGCTAAGAGAGCTGGACTTCTATCTGAGCGAGAGGTTCCTTTGGCCGACAGGCTGGAATCCCGCCTTGGTGAAATATGTAGTGCTTCCAAACCTTCTCTTGTTCACGGAGACCTTTGGGGTGGAAATTACCTGATTTCTGAAGATGGAACTCCTTTTTTAATCGATCCCAGCGTTAGTTATTCCCATCCTGGAATGGACCTGGCAATGAGCAAACTCTTCGGTGGGTTCTCTGCATCCTTTTACGAAGCGTATCAGGAAGCTTCCCGTGTTTCTTTCCCGACTCCCGAAGAAATTGAAGTATATCAATTGTATTATCTGCTTGTACACCTCAATATTTTCGGCGTCTCTTATGCCTCATCGGTCCGCAGTATTATGAAGAGGTATTTCTAAACCCCTACAATTCATAAGCTCAGAAACTGGCTTTTTGCTTATCTTTAAAAAGCACTGTTGCTTAGTTATTCATGGATATTTATGGGTAGTAAAGACAAAATACGCATTCTGGTTGTGGGTTGTGGGCATATGGGTGCAAGTCATGCCAGAGCATACCAGCAACTCGAGGGTTTCGAGATCGCGGGTTTGGTCAGCAGATCTCCGGAAAGCAGGGAAAAGCTGTCTGTGAAACTCGGTGGACTCCCTGTGTATTCAGATTATGCCTCTGCCCTGGAGTTAACCAAGCCCGATGCGGTTTCAGTAAATACCTATCCGGATACTCATTATGAGTACGTAAAAATGGCGCTGACCGCAGGGGCTCATGTCTTTGTGGAAAAACCCCTGGCTGAATCCGTTAGAAAGGCAGAAGAACTTATCGCCCTTGCAATAAAAAACAATAGAAAACTAATAGTGGGTTACATCCTTAGGGTGCATCCGGCCTGGAAGCGATTTATAGAGATCGCGAAAACACTTGGAAAACCGCTGGTCATGCGTATGAACCTCAACCAGCAGAGTTCGGGCGCGCAGTGGTATACTCACAAGCAATTGATGAGGTCTATGTCTCCTATCGTTGACTGTGGGGTTCACTACGTTGATGTGATGTGTTTAATGACTCAATCTGAGCCCGTGAGCGTATCTGCCATAGGAGCGCGACTTTCGGATGAAATCGATCTGGAGATGTACAATTACGGTCAGCTACAGGTTCGTTTTAGAGATGGTTCGGTGGGCTGGTACGAAGCAGGATGGGGTCCAATGATGAGTGAAACAGCTTTCTTCGTCAAGGACGTTATAGGACCTAATGGTTGTGTTTCGATTACGGATACGAAATTAAAATCATCCGACAATGTTGAAGGTCATACCCGTACAGGAGCTTTAAAAATTCA
This DNA window, taken from Muriicola soli, encodes the following:
- a CDS encoding MBL fold metallo-hydrolase — encoded protein: MKSWPQILIYGFGAALVLVLSCKERTKEDSGLADKIPPEVSDSGVSLLVLGTLQDAGSPQLGCKKLCCKGLFEHPDPGRKVVSLGIIDHLAEKQFLLEATPDITSQLSDLNQFAGAAPGKMPNGVFLTHAHIGHYTGLMYFGKEAVNASEVPVYAMPRMQSFLQNNGPWGQLLKQGNIKLNPLNADSLVKLTPSLSVTPLRVPHRDEYSETVGFRIKGPRKEALFIPDIDKWERWDRDISAMIAEVDYAFVDATFYHGEELNTRDISQIPHPFVIESMTRFNSLPLAERKKVYFIHLNHTNPLLSPESAEYKKVVSNGFRIAKFGEKIEL
- a CDS encoding fructosamine kinase family protein yields the protein MMSKGLKEHIESLLGLKISSVMSVSGGDISQALKISTSADQFFCKYQAGEEGYAILKAEKVGLAALAGSGKIKTPEVIGLSKTEDGAFLLLEYIESKSKGEKEMIAFGSQLAELHQVMAETYGWETENYIGSLLQKNTRMGGWPGFYTYCRLLPQLELAKRAGLLSEREVPLADRLESRLGEICSASKPSLVHGDLWGGNYLISEDGTPFLIDPSVSYSHPGMDLAMSKLFGGFSASFYEAYQEASRVSFPTPEEIEVYQLYYLLVHLNIFGVSYASSVRSIMKRYF
- a CDS encoding Gfo/Idh/MocA family protein; the encoded protein is MGSKDKIRILVVGCGHMGASHARAYQQLEGFEIAGLVSRSPESREKLSVKLGGLPVYSDYASALELTKPDAVSVNTYPDTHYEYVKMALTAGAHVFVEKPLAESVRKAEELIALAIKNNRKLIVGYILRVHPAWKRFIEIAKTLGKPLVMRMNLNQQSSGAQWYTHKQLMRSMSPIVDCGVHYVDVMCLMTQSEPVSVSAIGARLSDEIDLEMYNYGQLQVRFRDGSVGWYEAGWGPMMSETAFFVKDVIGPNGCVSITDTKLKSSDNVEGHTRTGALKIHFSALDKEGEFLKKDDFISTEHEPDHDQLCLLEQQVFLDAIQQNSDLSGHLTDAVNSLKVVLAADESVKTGKTISLQIS